From Xylocopilactobacillus apis, a single genomic window includes:
- a CDS encoding YdcF family protein, which yields MKSYVGLIGSGLLIVAFFLIVLLIWQLKKEPRTLKLGILCFTSFICFFLSFQLFIGMLRSSYIFLGIEAIIITGLFMIFPFILAWYLLYQLIKLWIHEAHTFSNFLLTIAVSSYIFLLILVGFVNKDLPTWGRKLLFVVPLSTTYLTITFVNFFLSSFIYGIYLNFKQIKSSWVVVLGSGLINGRKVGKLLGNRIEAAVRLASKMKKPPKIIFSGGQGSDELISEAEAMRNYAVKKYKLEESMSLIEPNSRNTKENLIFSSKLTQNAFIFCTSDYHVFRAALLAKELNIKANGIGSRTSLYYRGTAFLREYLGVMVMHKKRHLTAAGIIIILSLLRAIGG from the coding sequence ATGAAATCTTATGTGGGTTTAATTGGGAGCGGTTTGTTAATCGTTGCCTTTTTTTTAATTGTGCTTTTAATTTGGCAGCTAAAAAAAGAGCCTCGAACTCTTAAGTTGGGAATTTTATGTTTCACGAGCTTTATCTGCTTCTTTTTATCATTTCAGCTTTTTATTGGGATGCTTCGATCAAGTTATATTTTCTTAGGGATCGAAGCCATTATTATTACAGGCCTATTTATGATTTTTCCTTTTATTTTGGCCTGGTATCTACTTTATCAGTTAATAAAGCTTTGGATTCACGAAGCTCATACTTTTAGTAATTTTTTGCTGACCATTGCGGTATCTAGTTATATCTTTCTCCTAATTTTAGTAGGATTTGTAAATAAAGATCTTCCTACTTGGGGGAGAAAACTTTTATTTGTTGTGCCGCTTTCGACAACATATCTGACAATAACTTTTGTTAATTTTTTTCTTTCCAGTTTTATATACGGAATTTATTTGAATTTTAAGCAAATAAAAAGCAGCTGGGTAGTTGTTCTTGGTTCAGGGCTTATCAACGGACGAAAAGTTGGAAAATTATTAGGAAATAGAATCGAAGCAGCTGTTCGTTTAGCTTCCAAAATGAAGAAACCACCAAAAATTATTTTTTCAGGCGGGCAGGGTTCTGATGAACTGATCAGTGAAGCTGAGGCAATGAGAAACTATGCGGTTAAGAAATATAAACTTGAAGAATCAATGAGTTTAATTGAACCAAATTCGCGCAACACCAAAGAAAATTTAATTTTTAGTTCTAAATTAACGCAAAACGCCTTTATTTTTTGCACTAGTGATTATCACGTTTTTCGGGCAGCCTTATTAGCAAAAGAACTAAATATTAAAGCCAACGGCATTGGCAGTAGGACTTCGCTTTATTATCGCGGAACGGCTTTTTTAAGAGAATATCTTGGTGTGATGGTTATGCACAAAAAAAGACACCTGACAGCAGCAGGCATCATTATAATTTTATCTTTATTAAGAGCTATTGGGGGATAG